A genomic stretch from Streptomyces venezuelae ATCC 10712 includes:
- a CDS encoding peptidoglycan-binding protein encodes MATPLTPDRLLAALRAEGVTVVEHPGWRTHNRNHMGPFGPVHGVMIHHTVTKGTATTVRICHDGYAGLPGPLCHGVIAKDGVVHLLSAGRANHAGSGDGDVLQAVIAERPVPTDDEADTDGNRSFYGFECENLGNGTDPWPAVQLEAIEKAAAAICRAYGWGERSVIGHLEWQPGKSDPKGFSMDSMRDRIADRLDLKPVPPKKPTPPAPAKRPPFPGREAFRPGQSNAAIEQLGRQLVKRGFGKHYRVGPSRQWGEADRLNVADFQRSRTELRGDADGYPGPLTWHLLFS; translated from the coding sequence ATGGCCACACCACTCACCCCCGACAGACTCCTCGCCGCGCTGCGCGCCGAGGGCGTCACCGTCGTCGAGCACCCCGGATGGCGCACCCACAACCGCAACCACATGGGCCCCTTCGGCCCGGTGCACGGCGTGATGATCCACCACACCGTGACCAAGGGCACCGCCACCACCGTGCGGATCTGCCACGACGGCTACGCAGGCCTGCCGGGCCCGCTCTGCCACGGCGTCATCGCCAAGGACGGCGTCGTGCACCTGCTCTCCGCCGGCCGCGCGAACCATGCCGGATCCGGCGACGGCGACGTCCTCCAGGCCGTCATCGCCGAACGGCCCGTGCCCACCGACGACGAGGCCGACACGGACGGCAACCGCTCCTTCTACGGGTTCGAGTGCGAGAACCTCGGCAACGGCACGGACCCGTGGCCCGCCGTCCAGCTGGAGGCGATCGAGAAAGCCGCGGCCGCGATCTGCCGGGCGTACGGCTGGGGCGAGCGGTCCGTCATCGGCCACCTCGAGTGGCAGCCCGGAAAGTCGGACCCCAAGGGCTTCTCCATGGACTCGATGCGCGACCGGATCGCCGACCGCCTCGACCTCAAGCCCGTACCGCCGAAGAAGCCGACCCCGCCCGCGCCCGCCAAGCGGCCGCCGTTCCCCGGCCGCGAGGCGTTCCGCCCGGGCCAGTCCAATGCTGCGATCGAGCAGCTCGGCCGCCAGTTGGTGAAGCGCGGCTTCGGCAAGCACTACCGCGTCGGCCCGTCCCGGCAGTGGGGCGAGGCCGACCGGCTGAACGTCGCCGACTTCCAGCGCTCCCGCACCGAGCTCCGCGGCGACGCCGACGGGTACCCCGGGCCCCTCACCTGGCACCTCCTCTTCTCCTGA
- a CDS encoding helix-turn-helix domain-containing protein — protein MPEQHSPALAPETFAHRARMARDRAGLTRPVAGGLAGRSAEWVKGIETGTIGMPRLPMLMRLATIYECDIADLTGDDRIAAATYTKAAHAELPAIKRALTTYRLTPTDAEPEPAAALTARIRQAWKLWHGTGDHRSRVASLLPDLLADTQHSARVLDGADRRRALVAQAQAYHLAQLFLSFQPAPDLVMLTGDRSMTAAQDADSPRAMAGAAWYMNHFYRDANEAAEARVELAEQASALLRQDDEEDLARWGLLQLAVALSYAKIGREGQAWRYWDRAHEAARRLGPDYAHPWLIFGQGVVDAYALTMHNDLMQPGKALAVAEALDVSRIPSATRRSYHLIETARAHGMRDEGVAAVALLQKAHRESPETIRFNMHTRMVLPELAKTGPRMVREDAHTLALELGVPV, from the coding sequence ATGCCCGAGCAGCACAGCCCCGCACTCGCCCCTGAGACATTCGCCCACCGCGCCCGGATGGCCCGCGACCGCGCGGGCCTCACCCGCCCCGTCGCCGGTGGCCTGGCCGGCCGGTCCGCCGAGTGGGTCAAGGGCATCGAGACCGGCACGATCGGAATGCCCCGCCTGCCCATGCTCATGCGCCTCGCCACCATCTACGAATGCGACATCGCCGACCTCACAGGCGATGACCGGATCGCCGCCGCCACCTACACCAAGGCAGCGCACGCCGAACTTCCGGCAATCAAGAGGGCCTTGACCACCTACCGCCTCACGCCCACGGACGCGGAACCCGAGCCAGCCGCCGCGCTGACCGCTCGCATCCGGCAGGCCTGGAAGCTGTGGCACGGAACGGGGGACCACCGCTCACGCGTGGCGTCGCTCCTGCCCGACCTGCTCGCCGACACGCAGCACTCTGCCCGCGTCCTCGACGGCGCCGACCGGCGCCGAGCCCTCGTCGCTCAGGCGCAGGCCTACCACCTCGCCCAGCTGTTCCTGTCCTTCCAGCCGGCGCCCGACCTCGTCATGCTGACCGGCGACCGGTCGATGACCGCGGCGCAGGACGCCGACAGCCCGCGCGCGATGGCCGGCGCCGCCTGGTACATGAACCACTTCTACCGCGACGCCAACGAGGCCGCGGAGGCCCGCGTCGAACTGGCCGAGCAGGCATCCGCCCTGCTCCGCCAGGACGACGAGGAGGACCTGGCCCGCTGGGGACTCCTACAGCTGGCCGTGGCCCTCAGCTACGCCAAAATCGGCCGCGAGGGCCAGGCCTGGCGCTACTGGGACCGAGCACACGAGGCCGCCCGCCGCCTCGGCCCCGACTACGCCCACCCGTGGCTGATCTTCGGACAGGGCGTCGTCGACGCGTACGCGCTCACCATGCATAACGACCTGATGCAGCCCGGCAAGGCCCTCGCGGTCGCCGAGGCGCTCGACGTCTCCAGGATCCCCTCGGCCACCCGCCGCTCCTACCACCTGATCGAGACAGCCCGCGCTCACGGCATGCGGGACGAGGGAGTCGCCGCGGTCGCTCTCCTGCAGAAGGCGCACCGCGAATCCCCCGAGACCATCCGCTTCAACATGCACACGCGCATGGTCCTGCCCGAGCTGGCCAAGACCGGGCCTCGCATGGTGCGCGAGGACGCCCACACCCTGGCCCTCGAACTCGGCGTCCCGGTGTGA
- a CDS encoding DUF6415 family natural product biosynthesis protein: MPEQQHAIEGGLTAPVLQIVTSDEEQAEDKALIAVRRALTTEQGLDALALAQLTDTLLTHCADFARAIEALPMHRRPVRGQGALRDWATLQADGPGDGPLGTWSYARQLALVARSMVTALRSHRASTETRAPYVGRPGLPPLAPSAP, from the coding sequence ATGCCCGAGCAACAGCACGCCATTGAGGGTGGTCTCACCGCCCCCGTCCTCCAGATCGTCACGTCCGACGAGGAGCAGGCCGAAGACAAGGCCCTCATCGCCGTCCGTCGGGCGCTCACCACGGAGCAGGGCCTCGACGCCCTGGCGCTCGCGCAGCTCACCGACACGCTCCTGACGCACTGCGCCGACTTCGCCAGGGCCATCGAGGCCCTGCCCATGCATCGGCGCCCGGTGCGCGGGCAGGGCGCCCTGAGGGACTGGGCCACGCTCCAGGCCGACGGGCCCGGCGACGGCCCTCTCGGCACGTGGTCGTACGCGAGACAGCTCGCCCTGGTCGCCCGCTCCATGGTGACGGCGCTCCGCAGCCACCGGGCCTCGACGGAGACCCGCGCGCCGTACGTCGGCCGTCCGGGCCTGCCCCCGCTCGCCCCAAGCGCCCCGTGA
- a CDS encoding helix-turn-helix domain-containing protein translates to MVRPNSAPPPDWVLARRAVFGARVRDARMYANLTQQRVGELSGLARATIQEIESGRAAPTVDTVLLLADAIGVPPGVLFE, encoded by the coding sequence GTGGTCCGCCCGAATTCAGCCCCTCCGCCCGACTGGGTCCTTGCCCGTCGAGCCGTGTTCGGTGCACGGGTACGGGACGCGCGGATGTACGCCAACCTGACGCAGCAGAGGGTTGGCGAGCTGTCCGGTCTCGCGCGCGCCACGATTCAGGAGATCGAGAGCGGCAGAGCCGCGCCGACCGTGGACACGGTCTTGCTCCTGGCGGACGCGATCGGTGTGCCCCCGGGAGTGCTGTTCGAGTAG
- a CDS encoding putative regulatory protein → MELDASLRLTPEEEAAYRDVAEGHPVEESAALERLRQLGLVRDVGGKVVALDPRMTAQHLLTGYHGMLARTLQMMSQVSQIEALSRHYDPQRYFGGPASEFVRSRQLMNERIGHALLDAQEGLLTVQPGVPSERNPDVLQEAISRARALLERGVMVRSLYPAAALSHAPTMEYVDCVLEGGGEVRVGRDLPPRMVIAGRDLFVENHVVPAEVDSGWHIKDVAGAAFARSVFEGYWARATPWQEARAAVADAVTTPRQRMILRGLAEGETQSAVAKGLEVSHREVGRELEALREGLGLRSTNQLMVWWATSRDKDVP, encoded by the coding sequence ATGGAACTGGACGCCAGCCTTCGACTGACGCCGGAGGAGGAGGCGGCCTACCGGGATGTCGCCGAAGGGCACCCGGTTGAGGAGTCGGCGGCCCTTGAGCGGCTTCGCCAGCTCGGCCTCGTTCGAGACGTCGGGGGCAAGGTCGTCGCCCTGGATCCGAGGATGACGGCGCAGCACCTTCTCACCGGCTATCACGGGATGCTGGCTCGAACGCTCCAGATGATGAGTCAGGTCTCGCAGATCGAGGCTCTCTCTCGCCACTACGACCCTCAGCGCTACTTCGGAGGTCCGGCATCGGAGTTCGTCCGTAGCAGGCAGCTGATGAACGAGCGCATCGGGCACGCCCTCCTGGATGCCCAGGAGGGGCTGCTTACCGTTCAGCCCGGCGTGCCCAGCGAGCGAAACCCGGACGTTCTCCAGGAGGCCATCAGCCGTGCGCGCGCGCTCCTGGAGCGAGGTGTCATGGTTCGGTCCCTCTATCCGGCTGCCGCGCTGTCGCACGCGCCGACGATGGAATATGTCGACTGTGTCCTCGAAGGGGGCGGCGAGGTCCGCGTGGGCCGCGACCTCCCTCCCCGCATGGTTATCGCGGGCAGGGATCTTTTCGTCGAGAACCATGTAGTTCCGGCCGAGGTCGACTCCGGCTGGCACATCAAGGACGTGGCCGGCGCCGCGTTCGCGCGCTCGGTGTTCGAGGGCTACTGGGCCAGGGCCACCCCATGGCAGGAGGCCCGCGCGGCAGTCGCGGATGCCGTCACCACCCCGCGCCAGCGCATGATCCTCCGAGGCCTGGCCGAGGGGGAAACGCAGTCCGCCGTGGCTAAGGGGCTCGAAGTCAGCCACCGAGAGGTGGGGCGCGAGCTCGAGGCCCTGCGCGAGGGCCTGGGCCTGCGGTCCACGAATCAGCTGATGGTGTGGTGGGCGACGAGTCGAGACAAGGACGTGCCGTAG
- a CDS encoding tyrosine-type recombinase/integrase gives MASVHPRKNRAGEITSYQVKWRDAARRPGDPQWATEKFDGDDEGKASADIFKQAVDEAGQRWPAGWIKGRGYIVPEEAGDDGGDAQYRFRAYATKVIELKTGIEEQYRKDCLRELEMYIFPTFGECDVRSVGHFSSDTIRGWVRVLEQTKVRKGRGPLNRMMSPKTIRNLHGLLSSILNEAVRAEPPLRARNPCERTNLPRRDDGGTGPEDEDIEFLTPQEVAAIRERLTIRQDQLMVEVKYGTGLRYSELTALAPYCLLDSDPARVRLQVHRAWKKDGEGGYYVGMPKSKRSRRTIRVSKSVIEALNELRRTEELDDDSLFFTGDQGQRLHYSTFYDRWQRAIRKAKEDGVLPIYKHPTPHDLRHSHAAALISAGHSPTYVQRRLGHESIKTTSDLYGHLLPETDDDAMETIETTLQGARPALRAVG, from the coding sequence ATGGCGAGCGTGCACCCGCGGAAGAACCGCGCTGGAGAGATCACCAGCTACCAGGTGAAATGGCGAGACGCGGCCCGTCGGCCCGGCGACCCCCAGTGGGCCACGGAGAAGTTCGACGGCGACGACGAGGGCAAGGCCTCGGCCGACATCTTTAAGCAGGCCGTTGACGAGGCCGGCCAGCGATGGCCTGCAGGATGGATCAAGGGGCGGGGGTACATCGTCCCCGAGGAGGCTGGCGACGACGGGGGCGACGCGCAGTACCGCTTCCGGGCCTACGCCACGAAGGTCATCGAGCTCAAGACCGGCATCGAGGAGCAATACCGCAAGGACTGCCTCCGCGAGCTTGAGATGTACATCTTCCCCACGTTCGGCGAGTGCGACGTTCGCAGCGTCGGGCACTTCTCCTCCGACACCATCCGCGGCTGGGTCCGAGTCCTGGAGCAAACGAAGGTGCGGAAGGGGCGCGGGCCGCTGAACCGCATGATGTCCCCGAAGACGATCAGGAACCTGCACGGGCTCCTGTCCAGCATCCTCAATGAGGCAGTCCGGGCCGAGCCGCCCCTGCGCGCCCGTAACCCCTGCGAGCGCACCAACCTGCCCCGCCGCGATGACGGCGGCACCGGGCCCGAGGACGAGGACATCGAGTTCCTCACCCCGCAAGAAGTGGCGGCCATCCGGGAGCGGCTCACCATCCGCCAGGACCAGCTGATGGTGGAGGTCAAGTACGGGACGGGACTGCGGTACAGCGAGCTCACGGCGCTCGCCCCGTACTGCCTCCTCGACTCCGACCCCGCTCGCGTACGGCTCCAGGTCCACCGGGCATGGAAGAAGGACGGCGAAGGTGGCTACTACGTGGGCATGCCCAAGTCCAAGCGGAGCCGGCGCACCATCCGGGTCAGCAAGTCCGTGATCGAGGCGCTGAACGAACTGCGCAGAACCGAGGAGCTGGACGACGACAGCCTGTTCTTCACGGGAGACCAGGGGCAGCGGCTGCACTACTCGACGTTCTACGACCGATGGCAGCGGGCGATCCGCAAGGCGAAGGAGGATGGGGTACTCCCGATCTACAAGCACCCGACCCCGCATGACCTGAGGCACTCGCACGCGGCAGCCCTCATCTCGGCCGGCCACTCGCCCACCTACGTGCAGCGGCGCCTCGGGCACGAGTCGATCAAGACAACGTCGGACCTGTACGGTCACCTGTTGCCCGAGACGGACGACGACGCCATGGAGACGATCGAGACGACGCTCCAGGGGGCGCGTCCTGCCCTCCGGGCCGTCGGCTAG
- a CDS encoding ABC transporter ATP-binding protein translates to MTTTPTVSRATAVAARATDLSKVYGHGETQVVALDQVTVDFRQGEFTAIMGPSGSGKSTLMHCVAGLDSFSSGSVRIGETELSTLKDKQLTQLRRDKIGFIFQAFNLLPTLTALENITLPMDIAGRKPDKQWVQQVIDMLGLSARLSHRPTELSGGQQQRVAVARALASRPEIIFGDEPTGNLDSRSGAEVLGFLRNSVRELGQTVVMVTHDPVAASYADRVIFLADGRIVDEMLHPTADGVLDRMKAFDAKGRTS, encoded by the coding sequence GTGACCACCACCCCCACCGTGTCCCGCGCCACCGCGGTGGCCGCCCGCGCCACGGATCTCTCGAAGGTCTACGGACACGGCGAGACCCAGGTGGTCGCCCTCGACCAGGTCACCGTGGACTTCCGCCAGGGCGAGTTCACCGCGATCATGGGCCCCTCCGGCTCCGGCAAGTCGACGCTGATGCACTGCGTCGCCGGCCTCGACTCCTTCTCCTCCGGCTCGGTCCGGATCGGCGAGACGGAGCTCTCCACCCTCAAGGACAAGCAGCTCACCCAGCTGCGCCGGGACAAGATCGGCTTCATCTTCCAGGCCTTCAACCTGCTGCCGACGCTGACCGCCCTGGAGAACATCACGCTGCCGATGGACATCGCGGGCCGCAAGCCCGACAAGCAGTGGGTCCAGCAGGTCATCGACATGCTCGGCCTCTCCGCCCGGCTCAGCCACCGCCCCACCGAGCTCTCCGGCGGCCAGCAGCAGCGCGTGGCCGTGGCCCGCGCCCTGGCCTCCCGCCCCGAGATCATCTTCGGTGACGAGCCCACCGGAAACCTGGACTCCCGCTCGGGCGCCGAGGTCCTCGGCTTCCTGCGCAACTCGGTCCGCGAGCTCGGCCAGACCGTCGTCATGGTCACCCACGACCCGGTCGCCGCCTCCTACGCGGACCGCGTGATCTTCCTCGCCGACGGCCGCATCGTCGACGAGATGCTGCACCCGACGGCGGACGGCGTGCTCGACCGCATGAAGGCCTTCGACGCCAAGGGCCGTACGAGCTGA
- a CDS encoding ABC transporter permease: MFRTALRNVLAHKARLLMTVLAVMLGVAFVSGTLVFTDTLSSAFRNQSAKSYDDVAVSIEMYPNPEEARKTPGLSGQVVDKVAKLDGVASVTPRVDGFAGVPDKNGKLIGAGWSNKGTNFAPGKDGKDRAYTFTSGNGPASAGQIALDKDTADKGGYKVGDTVRVATNGPVKEYELSGVFTTEDGAVNAGGSLVVFDAPVAQKLYLKPGYFQNLTVTATPGTDADKLLDEVLKVVPKAATGQTGKALAEQQAKDIEAGLGALNQVLLGFAGIALFVGIFLISNTFTMLVAQRTKELALMRAVGASRKQITRSVLAEAGLVGLLASAVGYVLGIGLAVALRSGMNAFDLKIPDGDLVLGATPAVSAFAVGVLITMLAAWLPGRRAAKIPPVAAMSSVHATASTKSLVVRNSIGAALTALGAVLIVLGAGQGGDDGRMLIAGGAFLTLIGVIVLIPFLSRPVIAVIRPFFVSVFGVSGKLAGLNAVRNPRRTGATASALAIGLTLVTGLSVLGATVGAALDKMTTDQIKADYMVSMASGSSLSPEALTALEKAPGVTAVSPQQNGAFELKGSYVSASGVTPGDIEKVLKLDVVNGSMASLGKGQIAVDDKTAATRGLKVGDTVPVEWLDKQKGKLTVGAVYKGSEFVSPVLIDTKLVSAHDDQAGIREIFVSTEGGPSADHEKALSKAMGDNPAITVMDQKDIRDLFGGQINMLLNIVYGLLAMALVIAVLGVVNTLAMSVFERQQEIGMLRAIGLDRRRVKRMVRLEAVVISVFGAVVGIGLGSFLGWAIGETFKSSLPGYSLVLPWDRIGIFLVLAGLVGVLASLWPARSAAKLNMLSAIKAE, from the coding sequence ATGTTCCGTACCGCCCTGCGCAACGTCCTCGCGCACAAGGCGAGACTGCTGATGACCGTCCTCGCCGTGATGCTCGGCGTGGCCTTCGTCTCCGGCACCCTCGTCTTCACCGACACCCTCTCCAGCGCCTTCCGCAACCAGTCCGCGAAGAGCTACGACGACGTCGCCGTCTCCATCGAGATGTACCCCAACCCGGAGGAGGCCCGGAAGACCCCCGGCCTCTCCGGACAGGTCGTCGACAAGGTCGCCAAGCTCGACGGCGTCGCCTCCGTCACCCCCCGGGTCGACGGCTTCGCCGGCGTCCCCGACAAGAACGGCAAGCTGATCGGCGCCGGCTGGTCCAACAAGGGCACCAACTTCGCGCCCGGCAAGGACGGCAAGGACCGCGCGTACACCTTCACCTCCGGGAACGGCCCGGCCTCGGCCGGCCAGATCGCCCTCGACAAGGACACCGCCGACAAGGGCGGCTACAAGGTCGGCGACACCGTCCGCGTCGCCACCAACGGCCCGGTGAAGGAGTACGAGCTCTCCGGCGTCTTCACGACCGAGGACGGCGCCGTCAACGCCGGCGGCAGCCTCGTCGTCTTCGACGCCCCCGTCGCCCAGAAGCTCTACCTGAAGCCCGGCTACTTCCAGAACCTCACCGTCACCGCCACCCCCGGCACGGACGCCGACAAGCTCCTCGACGAGGTCCTCAAGGTCGTCCCGAAGGCCGCCACCGGACAGACCGGCAAGGCCCTCGCCGAGCAGCAGGCCAAGGACATCGAGGCCGGCCTCGGCGCCCTCAACCAGGTCCTGCTCGGCTTCGCCGGCATCGCCCTCTTCGTCGGCATCTTCCTGATCTCCAACACCTTCACCATGCTGGTCGCGCAGCGCACCAAGGAACTCGCGCTGATGCGCGCCGTCGGCGCCTCCCGCAAGCAGATCACCCGCTCCGTCCTCGCCGAGGCCGGTCTGGTCGGTCTGCTCGCCTCGGCCGTCGGCTACGTCCTCGGCATCGGTCTCGCCGTCGCGCTCCGCTCCGGCATGAACGCCTTCGACCTGAAGATCCCCGACGGCGACCTCGTCCTCGGCGCCACCCCGGCCGTCTCCGCCTTCGCGGTCGGCGTCCTGATCACCATGCTCGCCGCCTGGCTGCCCGGCCGCCGCGCCGCGAAGATCCCGCCGGTCGCCGCCATGAGCAGCGTCCACGCCACCGCCAGCACCAAGTCGCTCGTCGTCCGGAACTCCATCGGCGCGGCGCTCACCGCCCTCGGTGCCGTGCTCATCGTCCTCGGCGCCGGCCAGGGCGGCGACGACGGCCGCATGCTGATCGCGGGCGGCGCGTTCCTCACCCTCATCGGCGTGATCGTGCTGATCCCCTTCCTGTCCCGGCCCGTGATCGCCGTGATCCGCCCGTTCTTCGTGAGCGTCTTCGGGGTCTCCGGCAAGCTCGCCGGCCTGAACGCGGTCCGCAACCCGCGCCGCACCGGCGCCACCGCCTCCGCGCTCGCCATCGGCCTGACCCTGGTCACCGGCCTCTCGGTGCTCGGCGCCACGGTCGGCGCGGCCCTGGACAAGATGACGACCGACCAGATCAAGGCCGACTACATGGTCTCCATGGCCAGCGGCAGCAGCCTCAGCCCGGAGGCGCTGACGGCCCTGGAGAAGGCCCCCGGCGTCACCGCGGTCTCCCCGCAGCAGAACGGCGCCTTCGAGCTCAAGGGCTCCTACGTCTCGGCCTCCGGCGTCACCCCGGGCGACATCGAGAAGGTCCTCAAGCTCGACGTCGTGAACGGCTCGATGGCCTCCCTCGGCAAGGGCCAGATCGCCGTCGACGACAAGACCGCCGCCACGCGCGGCCTGAAGGTCGGCGACACCGTCCCGGTCGAGTGGCTCGACAAGCAGAAGGGCAAGCTCACCGTCGGCGCGGTCTACAAGGGCAGCGAGTTCGTCTCGCCGGTCCTGATCGACACCAAGCTGGTCAGCGCGCACGACGACCAGGCGGGCATCCGGGAGATCTTCGTCTCGACGGAGGGCGGCCCGAGCGCCGACCACGAGAAGGCCCTGTCGAAGGCCATGGGGGACAACCCGGCGATCACGGTGATGGACCAGAAGGACATCCGTGACCTGTTCGGCGGCCAGATCAACATGCTCCTGAACATCGTCTACGGCCTGCTCGCCATGGCCCTGGTGATCGCCGTCCTCGGCGTCGTCAACACCCTCGCGATGTCCGTCTTCGAGCGCCAGCAGGAGATCGGGATGCTGCGGGCGATCGGTCTCGACCGGCGCCGGGTGAAGCGGATGGTCCGTCTGGAGGCCGTGGTCATCTCGGTGTTCGGCGCGGTCGTCGGCATCGGCCTCGGCTCGTTCCTCGGCTGGGCGATCGGCGAGACGTTCAAGAGCAGCCTGCCGGGCTACTCGCTGGTCCTGCCCTGGGACCGGATCGGGATCTTCCTGGTCCTGGCGGGCCTGGTCGGCGTCCTCGCCTCCCTGTGGCCGGCCCGCAGCGCGGCCAAGCTGAACATGCTCTCCGCCATCAAGGCCGAGTAG
- a CDS encoding SAM-dependent methyltransferase, translating into MADAASRLTTLAEELLGGPLPVRLRAWDGSEAGPTGGPVLVVRDRRALRRLIWKPGELGLARAWVAGEIDVEGDLYELLDQLSGVLWEREEDSRGLLASARDPRLRAAARALLRLAGPFPPPKPPAEEMRGRSGGRHTRRRDKQAISHHYDVGNDFYELVLGPSMVYSCAYWPSDGPEATLEEAQHDKLDLIARKLNLKEGDRLLDVGCGWGSMALHAARAYGARVVGITLSREQAAYARKRIAEEGLTDRIEIRVQDYRDVTDGPYDAISSIGMAEHVGAVRYREYADILYGLLRPGGRLLNHQISRRPEPDEEAYEVDPFIDAYVFPDGELAPMGRTLSTLEDAGFEVRDVEAIREHYALTLRRWVANLERDWPRAVRLTSPGRARIWRLYMAASAVSFERNRIGVNQFLAVKTPVSGKSGTALRPRVWQE; encoded by the coding sequence ATGGCCGACGCCGCGTCGCGGCTGACGACTCTCGCCGAGGAGCTCCTCGGAGGGCCGCTCCCGGTCCGACTGCGAGCCTGGGACGGCAGTGAGGCCGGGCCCACCGGTGGCCCGGTCCTGGTCGTCCGCGACCGCCGCGCCCTGCGGAGGCTGATCTGGAAGCCCGGCGAACTGGGCCTGGCCCGCGCCTGGGTGGCCGGGGAGATCGACGTCGAGGGAGACCTGTACGAGCTCCTGGACCAGCTCTCGGGCGTGCTGTGGGAGCGGGAGGAGGACTCCAGGGGCCTGCTCGCGTCCGCGCGCGACCCCAGGCTCCGGGCGGCGGCCCGGGCCCTGCTGCGGCTCGCCGGGCCGTTCCCGCCGCCGAAGCCGCCGGCCGAGGAGATGCGCGGCCGCAGCGGCGGCCGGCACACCCGGCGCCGCGACAAGCAGGCGATCAGTCACCACTACGACGTGGGCAACGACTTCTACGAGCTGGTCCTCGGCCCGTCGATGGTCTACTCCTGCGCGTACTGGCCCTCCGACGGCCCCGAGGCGACCCTGGAGGAGGCCCAGCACGACAAGCTGGACCTGATCGCCCGCAAGCTGAACCTCAAGGAGGGCGACCGGCTCCTCGACGTGGGCTGCGGCTGGGGCTCCATGGCCCTCCACGCGGCCCGGGCGTACGGGGCGCGGGTCGTCGGCATCACGCTCTCCCGCGAGCAGGCCGCGTACGCCCGCAAGCGGATCGCCGAGGAGGGCCTGACGGACCGGATCGAGATCCGCGTCCAGGACTACCGGGACGTCACGGACGGCCCGTACGACGCGATCTCCTCGATCGGCATGGCCGAGCACGTGGGCGCCGTCCGGTACCGGGAGTACGCCGACATCCTGTACGGGCTCCTCAGGCCCGGCGGGCGGCTGCTCAACCACCAGATCTCGCGGCGCCCGGAGCCCGACGAGGAGGCGTACGAGGTGGACCCCTTCATCGACGCGTACGTCTTCCCCGACGGCGAACTCGCCCCGATGGGCCGCACCCTGAGCACCCTGGAGGACGCCGGTTTCGAGGTGCGGGACGTCGAGGCGATCCGCGAGCACTACGCGCTGACCCTGCGCCGCTGGGTGGCCAACCTGGAGCGGGACTGGCCCCGGGCGGTCCGGCTCACCTCGCCGGGCCGGGCCAGGATCTGGCGGCTCTACATGGCGGCGTCGGCCGTCTCGTTCGAGCGCAACCGGATCGGCGTGAACCAGTTCCTCGCCGTGAAGACCCCGGTGTCGGGGAAGAGCGGCACGGCGCTGCGGCCGCGCGTCTGGCAGGAGTGA